In Ochrobactrum vermis, the following proteins share a genomic window:
- the hutH gene encoding histidine ammonia-lyase, whose product MTIILKPGSVPLETLETIYRDALPVRIDPSFHAGVEKAAARIAEIAAGDEPVYGINTGFGKLASIRIAPGDVATLQRNLILSHCCGVGDALPENIVRLIMALKLISLGRGASGVRLEVITLLEDMLAKGVIPMIPEKGSVGASGDLAPLAHMTAAMIGEGEAYYQGERLSGAKALEKAGLKPVVLAAKEGLALINGTQTSTALALAGLFRAHRAAQTALITGALSTDAAMGSDAPFHEEIHTLRGHKGQIDAGRALRALLDGSVIRQSHLEGDQRVQDPYCIRCQPQVDGACLDILRQAARTLEIEANAVTDNPLVLSDGRAVSGGNFHAEPVAFAADQIALAICEIGAIAQRRIALLVDPALSFGLPAFLARKPGLNSGLMIAEVTSAALMSENKQMAHPASVDSTPTSANQEDHVSMACHGARRLLQMTANLNAIIGIEAMTGALGVELREPLTTSPELAKVIAVLRGHVPTLEDDRYMAADLKNAADLVANGALAGAVSSGILPALEA is encoded by the coding sequence ATGACCATCATCCTCAAGCCCGGTTCTGTTCCGCTTGAAACGCTGGAAACGATCTATCGCGATGCACTTCCCGTCCGCATCGACCCCTCTTTTCATGCCGGTGTCGAAAAGGCAGCCGCACGCATTGCAGAAATCGCGGCAGGCGACGAGCCGGTTTACGGCATCAATACCGGCTTCGGCAAACTCGCCTCGATCCGCATTGCGCCCGGCGATGTCGCCACGCTCCAGCGCAACCTGATCCTGTCGCATTGCTGCGGTGTCGGCGACGCGTTGCCGGAAAATATCGTGCGCCTTATCATGGCGTTGAAGCTGATCTCGCTCGGTCGCGGCGCGTCTGGTGTGCGGCTTGAAGTCATCACGCTTCTCGAAGACATGCTGGCAAAAGGCGTGATCCCGATGATCCCGGAAAAGGGTTCCGTCGGCGCGTCCGGCGACCTTGCGCCGCTGGCCCACATGACTGCGGCGATGATCGGCGAAGGCGAAGCCTACTATCAGGGCGAACGCCTCTCCGGCGCAAAGGCGCTGGAAAAGGCCGGTCTGAAGCCGGTCGTGCTTGCCGCCAAGGAAGGGCTGGCGCTGATCAACGGAACGCAGACATCGACGGCCCTAGCGCTGGCGGGCCTGTTCCGTGCGCACCGCGCCGCGCAGACGGCTCTGATCACCGGCGCATTATCCACCGATGCGGCCATGGGATCGGATGCGCCGTTCCACGAGGAAATCCACACATTGCGCGGTCATAAGGGTCAGATCGACGCCGGTCGTGCATTGCGCGCCCTGCTCGACGGCTCGGTCATTCGCCAGAGCCATCTCGAAGGCGACCAACGCGTGCAGGACCCCTATTGCATCCGTTGCCAGCCGCAAGTCGATGGCGCTTGCCTCGACATTCTGCGACAGGCGGCCCGCACGCTGGAAATCGAAGCCAATGCGGTTACCGACAATCCGCTGGTTCTCTCGGACGGACGCGCGGTATCGGGCGGCAATTTCCACGCTGAACCTGTCGCCTTTGCCGCCGACCAGATTGCGCTTGCCATCTGCGAGATCGGTGCAATCGCTCAGCGCCGCATCGCGCTTCTGGTCGATCCCGCTTTGTCCTTCGGTCTGCCGGCGTTTCTCGCCCGCAAGCCGGGGCTCAATTCCGGCCTGATGATCGCCGAAGTCACCTCCGCCGCGCTGATGAGCGAAAACAAGCAGATGGCGCATCCGGCTTCGGTCGACTCCACGCCGACCTCTGCCAATCAGGAAGACCATGTGTCCATGGCCTGCCATGGCGCACGCCGCCTGTTGCAGATGACCGCCAATCTCAATGCCATTATTGGCATCGAAGCGATGACCGGCGCACTCGGCGTCGAGCTTCGCGAACCGCTGACCACCAGCCCGGAACTGGCCAAGGTCATCGCCGTGTTGCGTGGCCACGTGCCGACGCTGGAAGACGACCGCTATATGGCTGCCGACCTGAAGAATGCCGCCGATCTGGTGGCGAACGGTGCGTTG
- the hutI gene encoding imidazolonepropionase — protein MLKNSSIVFINARIATLEEDADSLGLIENAALAVKDGKIAYVGRQSALPEDYASYERIDCENRLITPGLVDCHTHLVHAGNRAHEFELRLQGASYEEIARAGGGIVSSVKNLRAASEDDLVRETLPRLDALIAEGVTAVEVKSGYGLDRDSEIKSLKAARRLGEERDVAIRTTFLGAHALPPEMNGDKAAYIDRVINDMLPAIAAEQLADAVDGFCEGIAFLPDEIARVFDAAKAHGIPVKLHADQLSNLHGAALAASYGALSADHLEYTDADGAAAMAKAGTVAVLLPGAYYFIRETQKPPVEAFRAAGTKMALATDNNPGTSPLTSLLLTMNMGATLFRMTVDECIAGVTREAARALGILDQTGTLEVGKDADLAIWNVERPAELVYRIGFNPLWKRVFKGRI, from the coding sequence ATGCTCAAGAATTCAAGCATCGTTTTTATCAATGCGCGCATTGCGACGCTGGAGGAAGACGCGGACAGTCTCGGCCTCATCGAGAATGCGGCACTTGCCGTCAAGGATGGCAAGATCGCCTATGTCGGCCGGCAATCGGCATTGCCGGAAGACTATGCGTCTTATGAGAGAATCGATTGCGAAAACCGGCTGATCACACCGGGCCTCGTCGATTGCCATACCCATCTCGTTCATGCCGGAAATCGCGCGCATGAATTCGAGCTTCGCTTGCAGGGCGCGTCCTATGAGGAAATCGCCCGCGCCGGTGGCGGCATTGTTTCCTCGGTCAAGAATTTGCGCGCTGCCAGCGAAGACGATCTGGTGCGCGAAACCCTGCCGCGTCTCGATGCGCTGATTGCCGAAGGTGTCACCGCTGTTGAGGTCAAGTCCGGTTACGGTCTTGACCGCGACAGCGAAATCAAGTCGCTGAAAGCCGCCCGTCGGCTGGGTGAAGAACGCGACGTTGCAATCCGCACCACTTTCCTGGGCGCACATGCGCTGCCGCCGGAAATGAACGGCGACAAGGCCGCCTATATCGACCGCGTCATCAACGATATGCTGCCCGCCATCGCAGCCGAACAACTGGCCGATGCGGTGGATGGTTTTTGCGAGGGCATCGCCTTTCTGCCTGATGAAATCGCCCGTGTTTTCGATGCCGCCAAGGCACATGGCATTCCGGTCAAGCTTCATGCCGACCAGCTTTCCAATCTGCATGGCGCAGCCCTTGCCGCGTCCTATGGCGCCCTTTCCGCCGATCATCTCGAATATACCGACGCAGACGGCGCTGCCGCCATGGCCAAGGCCGGAACGGTGGCCGTGCTACTTCCCGGCGCTTATTACTTCATCCGCGAAACGCAAAAGCCGCCGGTCGAGGCTTTCCGCGCAGCCGGCACCAAGATGGCGCTTGCCACCGACAACAATCCCGGCACATCGCCGCTGACCTCGCTGCTGCTCACCATGAATATGGGCGCAACGCTGTTTCGCATGACGGTGGATGAATGCATCGCGGGCGTCACCCGCGAGGCCGCACGGGCGCTCGGCATTCTCGACCAGACCGGAACGCTCGAAGTCGGCAAGGACGCCGATCTCGCCATCTGGAACGTCGAGCGCCCCGCCGAACTCGTCTACCGTATCGGCTTCAACCCGCTGTGGAAGCGGGTTTTCAAAGGCCGAATTTAA